A genomic region of Octopus sinensis linkage group LG2, ASM634580v1, whole genome shotgun sequence contains the following coding sequences:
- the LOC115226568 gene encoding uncharacterized protein LOC115226568 has translation MKEFEMVKTRQIKKFMKLKGQRMKTEVCDSPVKAVINVSSQHLGSSEEAVLNKGHNFATTIKRIPYLDIIASIEEITVKIPKARGDELRWKVRQVLEKAKLSEPNITKEETFAIKRL, from the coding sequence atgaaagaatttgaaatggtgAAGACACGCCAGATTAAGAAATTTATGAAACTCAAGGGTCAGAGAATGAAGACTGAAGTCTGTGACTCACCTGTGAAAGCAGTAATTAATGTAAGTAGCCAACATCTAGGAAGCTCTGAAGAAGCAGTACTAAACAAAGGTCACAACTTTGCGACAACCATCAAGCGCATTCCATACTTGGACATAATAGCCTCTATTGAAGAGATAACGGTAAAGATACCAAAAGCTCGGGGAGATGAACTAAGGTGGAAAGTGAGACAGGTACTAGAAAAAGCGAAACTTTCCGAACCAAACATCACTAAGGAAGAAACGTTCGCTATCAAAAGACTATAG